One Strix uralensis isolate ZFMK-TIS-50842 chromosome 9, bStrUra1, whole genome shotgun sequence DNA segment encodes these proteins:
- the KIF1A gene encoding kinesin-like protein KIF1A isoform X9 — protein MAGASVKVAVRVRPFNSREMSRESKCIIQMSGSTTTILNPKQPKETPKSFSFDYSYWSHTTPADINYASQKQVYRDIGEEMLQHAFEGYNVCIFAYGQTGAGKSYTMMGKQEKDQQGIIPQLCEDLFSRINDTTNDNMSYSVEVSYMEIYCERVRDLLNPKNKGNLRVREHPLMGPYVEDLSKLAVTSYNDIQDLMDSGNKARTVAATNMNETSSRSHAVFNIIFTQKRHDAETDITTEKVSKISLVDLAGSERADSTGAKGTRLKEGANINKSLTTLGKVISALAEMDSGPNKNKKKKKTDFIPYRDSVLTWLLRENLGGNSRTAMVAALSPADINYDETLSTLRYADRAKQIRCNAVINEDPNNKLIRELKDEVARLRDLLYAQGLGDIIDTHPAAGGSKLTNAIAGISPSSSLSALSSRAASVASLHERIMFAPGSEEAIERLKETEKIIAELNETWEEKLRRTEAIRMEREALLAEMGVAMREDGGTLGVFSPKKTPHLVNLNEDPLMSECLLYYIKDGITRVGREDAEKRQDIVLSGHFIKEEHCLFRSDTKTSGEVIVTLEPCEGADTYVNGKKVTEPSILRSGNRIIMGKSHVFRFNHPEQARQERERTPCAETPAEPVDWAFAQRELLEKQGIDMKQEMEQRLQELEDQYRREREEANYLLEQQRLDYESKLEALQKQMDSRYYPEANEEEEEPEDEVQWTEREFELALWAFRKWKWYQFTSLRDLLWGNAIFLKEANAISVELKKKVQFQFVLLTDTLYSPLPPDLLPPDAAKDREKRPFPRTIVAVEVQDQKNGATHYWTLEKLRQRLDLMREMYDRAAEVPSSVIEDCDNVVTGGDPFYDRFPWFRLVGSSDISGCNSSPLFNTCMSERMADLTPSPTFSNPDSDITEPADEQHQGQEEEEEEEEEEEAEDLEEDIFPECPLCDGRDPFYDRSPLFSLVGRAFVYLSNLLYPVPLVHRVAIVSEKGEVKGFLRVAVQAISADEEAPDYGSGVRQSGTAKISFDDQHFEKFQSESCPAVGMSRSGTSQEELRIVEGQGQVSDMGPSADEVNNNTCAVTPEDLLLDSPEKPTPDGPLETALDHLKLGSIFTFRVTVLQASSISAEYADIFCQFNFIHRHDEAFSTEPLKNTGRGPPLGFYHVQNIAVEVTKSFIEYIKSQPIVFEVFGHYQQHPFPPLCKDVLSPLRPSRRHFPRVMPLSKPVPATKLSTMTRPSAGPCQCKYDLMVFFEICELEANGDYIPAVVDHRGGMPCHGTFLLHQGIQRRITVTLVHETGSLIRWKEVRELVVGRIRNTPEADESLIDPNILSLNILSSGYIHPSQDDRISFGNDTRTFYQFETAWDSSMHNSLLLNRVTPYREKIYITLSAYIEMENCTQPAVITKDFCMVFYSRDAKLPASRSIRNLFGSGSLRASESNRVTGVYELSLCRVADAGSPGMQRRRRRVLDTSVAYVRGEENLAGWRPRSDSLILDHQWELEKLSLLQEVEKTRHYLLLREKLEMTQRLGLETLSPCSSEDSESRSTSCVSSPLSVDGAPEGHTSPPETPSERQKELAVKCLRLLTHTFNREYSHSHVCISASESKLSEMSVTLMRDPSMPALGVTTLTPSSTCPSLVEGRYNAMEVRPPQVSSRAESPELEPVVGEQKKSPACRPEEEKEPQRLLVPDIQEIRVSPIVSKKGYLHFLEPHTNGWVKRFVVVRRPYVYIYNSDKDAVERAILNLSKAQVEYSEDQQAMLKQTPNTFAVCTEHRGILLQASSDKDMHDWLYAFNPLLAGSIRSKLSRRRTAQMRI, from the exons CTGTGTGAGGACCTCTTCTCCCGCATCAACGACACGACGAATGACAACATGTCCTACTCCGTGGAG GTGAGCTACATGGAGATATACTGCGAGCGTGTGAGGGACCTCCTGAACCCCAAGAACAAGGGGAACCTGCGGGTGAGGGAGCACCCCCTTATGGGCCCGTACGTTGAGGATCTTTCCAAGCTGGCCGTGACCTCCTACAATGACATCCAGGACCTCATGGACTCTGGGAACAAGGCCCG cacagtggctgCCACCAACATGAACGAGACCAGCAGCCGCTCCCACGCTGTGTTCAACATCATCTTCACGCAGAAGCGGCATGACGCTGAGACGGACATCACCACTGAGAAG GTCAGCAAAATCAGCTTGGTGGACCTGGCAGGGAGCGAACGAGCTGACTCCACTGGTGCGAAGGGCACAAGACTAAAG GAAGGAGCAAACATCAACAAGTCCTTGACCACGCTGGGGAAAGTCATCTCTGCCTTGGCTGAAATG GATTCGGGGCCAAACAAG aacaaaaagaagaagaagacagATTTCATCCCCTACCGGGACTCGGTGCTGACCTGGCTGCTGCGGGAGAACCTGG GGGGCAACTCCAGGACGGCCATGGTTGCTGCTCTCAGTCCTGCTGACATCAACTACGATGAGACCCTCAGCACCCTCAG GTATGCCGACCGTGCCAAGCAGATCCGCTGCAACGCTGTCATCAACGAGGACCCCAACAACAAGCTCATCCGGGAGCTGAAGGATGAGGTGGCACGCCTGCGCGACCTTCTCTACGCCCAGGGCCTCGGGGACATCATTGACA cCCATCCTGCTGCGGGAGGATCCAAAT TGACCAACGCCATCGCTGGGATCAGCCCCTCTTCCTCCCTGTCGGCCTTGTCCAGCCGCGCTGCCTCCGTCGCCAGCCTCCATGAGCGCATCATGTTTGCTCCGGGCAGCGAAGAGGCGATTGAAAGGCTCAAG GAAACGGAGAAGATCATTGCAGAGCTGAACGAGACGTGGGAGGAGAAGCTGCGGAGGACAGAAGCAATCCGAATGGagag GGAAGCGTTGCTGGCTGAAATGGGAGTGGCCATGAGGGAGGATGGAGGCACCTTGGGTGTTTTCTCTCCTAAAAAG ACACCCCACTTGGTCAACCTGAACGAGGACCCGCTCATGTCCGAGTGTCTTCTCTACTACATCAAGGATGGGATAACAAG GGTTGGCCGGGAAGATGCAGAGAAGAGGCAGGACATCGTTCTCAGCGGGCACTTCATTAAGGAAGAGCACTGCCTTTTCCGCAGCGACACCAAAACCAGTGGTGAAG TAATAGTGACCCTGGAGCCCTGCGAAGGTGCTGACACCTACGTGAATGGCAAAAAGGTGACAGAGCCCAGCATCCTGCGCTCAG GAAACCGCATCATCATGGGGAAGAGCCACGTTTTCCGCTTCAACCACCCCGAGCAGGCTCGGCAGGAGCGGGAGCGGACGCCGTGCGCCGAGACCCCTGCCGAGCCCGTGGACTGGGCTTTCGCCCaaagagagctgctggagaagcaggGCATTGACATGAAACAGGAGATGGAGCAGCG GCTCCAGGAACTGGAGGACCAATACCGGAGGGAGCGGGAGGAGGCAAATTACCTTCTCGAGCAGCAGAGGCTG GACTATGAGAGCAAATTGGAGGCTTTGCAGAAGCAGATGGACTCGAGGTATTACCCTGAGGcaaatgaagaagaagaagaacctGAGGATGAAG TGCAGTGGACGGAGCGGGAGTTCGAGCTGGCCCTCTGGGCCTTTAGGAAGTGGAAATGGTACCAGTTCACCTCCCTCCGTGACCTGCTCTGGGGAAATGCCATCTTTCTCAAGGAAGCCAACGCCATCAGTGTGGAGCTGAAGAAGAAG GTCCAGTTCCAGTTTGTGCTCCTCACGGACACACTGTACTCACCTCTCCCTCCTGACTTGCTGCCTCCCGATGCCGCCAAAGACCGGGAGAAGCGGCCGTTCCCCCGGACCATCGTGGCTGTAGAGGTGCAGGACCAGAAGAATGGAGCGACACATTACTGGACCCTGGAGAAGCTGAG gcaaCGCCTGGACCTGATGCGTGAAATGTATGACCGTGCAGCCGAAGTGCCTTCTAGCGTCATCGAGGACTGCGACAACGTGGTGACTGGTGGAGATCCTTTCTACGACCGCTTCCCCTGGTTCAGGCTGGTCGGCAG TTCAGATATCTCTGGCTGCAACAGCTCTCCTCTTTTCAACACATGCATGAGCGAGCGCATGGCTGATCTCACCCCCTCCCCTACCTTCTCGAACCCCGACTCCGACATCACCGAGCCTGCTGACGAGCAGcaccaggggcaggaggaggaggaggaggaggaggaggaggaggaggcggaggacCTGGAGGAAGACATCTTTCCGGAGTGCCCGCTGTGTGATGGCCGGGATCCGTTTTACGACCGCTCCCCCCTGTTCAGTTTAGTAGGAAG GGCCTTCGTCTACCTGAGCAACCTCCTCTACCCCGTGCCCCTGGTCCACCGCGTGGCCATCGTCAGCGAGAAGGGCGAGGTTAAAGGCTTCCTGCGCGTGGCCGTTCAGGCCATCTCAG cGGATGAGGAAGCTCCCGACTATGGCTCCGGTGTGCGGCAGTCGGGGACAGCCAAGATATCCTTCGATGACCAGCACTTTGAGAAG TTCCAGTCAGAGTCGTGCCCAGCTGTGGGGATGTCTCGCTCGGGGACCTCCCAGGAGGAGCTGCGCATCGTCGAAGGCCAGGGGCAGGTCAGCGACATGGGTCCCTCCGCTGACGAAGTCAACAACAACACCTGCGCAG TGACCCCAGAGGACCTTCTCCTGGACAGCCCGGAGAAACCCACGCCAGATGGGCCGCTGGAGACGGCTCTGGACCACCTGAAGCTGGGCAGCATCTTCACTTTCCGTGTGACAGTCCTGCAAGCCTCCAGCATCTCTGCAGAATACGCAGACATCTTCTGCCAGTTCAA CTTCATCCATCGCCACGACGAGGCCTTTTCGACAGAGCCCTTGAAGAACACAGGACGGGGGCCACCACTGGGCTTCTATCACGTCCAAAAC aTCGCTGTGGAGGTGACCAAGTCCTTCATTGAATACATCAAGAGCCAACCGATTGTATTTGAAGTCTTTGGGCACTACCAGCAGCACCCCTTCCCGCCCCTCTGCAAGGACGTCCTGAG TCCACTGAGGCCATCCCGGCGCCACTTCCCCCGTGTGATGCCGCTCTCCAAACCAG TGCCTGCGACGAAGCTGAGCACCATGACTCGGCCCAGCGCCGGCCCATGCCAGTGCAAGTATGACCTGATGGTCTTCTTCGAGATCTGTGAGCTGGAGGCCAACGGCGA CTACATCCCTGCCGTTGTGGACCACCGCGGAGGCATGCCGTGCCATGGGACCTTCCTCCTCCACCAG GGCATCCAGAGGAGAATCACTGTCACCTTGGTGCACGAAACAGGCAGCCTCATCCGCTGGAAGGAAGTGCGGGAGCTGGTTGTGG GTCGGATTCGGAACACCCCAGAAGCAGACGAGTCTCTCATTGACCCCAACATCCTGTCCCTGAACATCCTTTCCTCTGGGTACATCCACCCCTCCCAAGACGACCG CATTTCGTTTGGAAATGACACTAG GACTTTCTACCAGTTTGAGACAGCGTGGGATAGCTCCATGCACAACTCGCTGCTGCTCAACCGTGTCACCCCATACCGGGAGAAAATCTACATCACCCTTTCTGCCTACATTGAG atgGAGAACTGCACTCAGCCCGCCGTCATCACCAAAGACTTCTGCATGGTTTTCTACTCCCGGGACGCCAAGCTTCCTGCCTCCCGCTCCATCCGCAACCTTTTCGGCAGCGGCAGCCTGCGAGCTTCCGAGAG CAACCGCGTGACAGGAGTCTATGAGCTCAGCCTCTGCCGCGTGGCTGATGCTGGCAGCCCAG GCATGCAGAGACGGCGCCGGCGCGTGCTGGACACCTCCGTAGCCTACGTGcggggagaggagaacctggcTGGCTGGCGGCCCCGCAGCGACAGCCTCATCCTTGACCATCAGTGGGAGCTGGAGAAACTCAGTCTCCTGCAAGAA GTGGAGAAGACAAGGCACTACCTACTCCTGCGCGAGAAGCTGGAGATGACCCAGCGCCTGGGCCTGGAGACCctgtccccctgctccagtgaggaCTCCGAGTCCCGAAGCACCTCCTGCGTCTCCTCCCCGCTCTCTGTCGACGGGGCCCCTGAGGGCCACACCTCTCCCCCTGAAACCCCCAGCGAGAGGCAGAAGGAGCTGGCCGTGAAG tgCTTGCGCCTGCTCACGCACACCTTCAACAGGGAGTACAGCCACAGCCATGTCTGCATTAGCGCCAGTGAGAGCAAG CTGTCTGAAATGTCTGTGACCCTGATGAGAGATCCCTCCATGCCAGCTCTTGGGGTCACCACTCTCACCCCCTCCTCAACCTGCCCGTCGCTGGTGGAAGGACGCTACAATGCCATGGAGGTCAG acccccccaggtCTCCTCCAGGGCGGAAAGCCCTGAACTGGAGCCTGTGGTAGGAGAGCAGAAGAAGTCCCCAGCCTGCCGgcctgaggaggagaaggagcccCAGCGTTTGCTGGTGCCTGACATCCAGGAGATCCGTGTCAG CCCCATCGTCTCCAAAAAGGGCTACTTGCACTTCCTGGAGCCCCACACCAATGGGTGGGTGAAACGCTTTGTGGTGGTCCGGCGCCCGTACGTCTACATCTACAACTCGGACAAGGACGCGGTCGAGAGGGCCATTCTCAACCTCTCCAAGGCCCAGGTGGAGTACAGCGAGGACCAGCAGGCCATGCTTAAG CAGACCCCAAACACGTTTGCGGTGTGCACGGAGCACCGGGGCATCCTGCTGCAGGCAAGCAGTGACAAGGACATGCACGACTGGCTCTACGCCTTCAACCCCCTCCTGGCTGGGTCCATAAG ATCCAAGCTGTCCAGAAGGAGAACAGCCCAGATGAGAATCTAA
- the KIF1A gene encoding kinesin-like protein KIF1A isoform X4, which yields MAGASVKVAVRVRPFNSREMSRESKCIIQMSGSTTTILNPKQPKETPKSFSFDYSYWSHTTPADINYASQKQVYRDIGEEMLQHAFEGYNVCIFAYGQTGAGKSYTMMGKQEKDQQGIIPQLCEDLFSRINDTTNDNMSYSVEVSYMEIYCERVRDLLNPKNKGNLRVREHPLMGPYVEDLSKLAVTSYNDIQDLMDSGNKARTVAATNMNETSSRSHAVFNIIFTQKRHDAETDITTEKVSKISLVDLAGSERADSTGAKGTRLKEGANINKSLTTLGKVISALAEMDSGPNKNKKKKKTDFIPYRDSVLTWLLRENLGGNSRTAMVAALSPADINYDETLSTLRYADRAKQIRCNAVINEDPNNKLIRELKDEVARLRDLLYAQGLGDIIDTHPAAGGSKYVSDFENNNDARGAELSHRHDNLSTVTNAIAGISPSSSLSALSSRAASVASLHERIMFAPGSEEAIERLKETEKIIAELNETWEEKLRRTEAIRMEREALLAEMGVAMREDGGTLGVFSPKKTPHLVNLNEDPLMSECLLYYIKDGITRVGREDAEKRQDIVLSGHFIKEEHCLFRSDTKTSGEVIVTLEPCEGADTYVNGKKVTEPSILRSGNRIIMGKSHVFRFNHPEQARQERERTPCAETPAEPVDWAFAQRELLEKQGIDMKQEMEQRLQELEDQYRREREEANYLLEQQRLDYESKLEALQKQMDSRYYPEANEEEEEPEDEVQWTEREFELALWAFRKWKWYQFTSLRDLLWGNAIFLKEANAISVELKKKVQFQFVLLTDTLYSPLPPDLLPPDAAKDREKRPFPRTIVAVEVQDQKNGATHYWTLEKLRQRLDLMREMYDRAAEVPSSVIEDCDNVVTGGDPFYDRFPWFRLVGSSDISGCNSSPLFNTCMSERMADLTPSPTFSNPDSDITEPADEQHQGQEEEEEEEEEEEAEDLEEDIFPECPLCDGRDPFYDRSPLFSLVGRAFVYLSNLLYPVPLVHRVAIVSEKGEVKGFLRVAVQAISADEEAPDYGSGVRQSGTAKISFDDQHFEKFQSESCPAVGMSRSGTSQEELRIVEGQGQVSDMGPSADEVNNNTCAVTPEDLLLDSPEKPTPDGPLETALDHLKLGSIFTFRVTVLQASSISAEYADIFCQFNFIHRHDEAFSTEPLKNTGRGPPLGFYHVQNIAVEVTKSFIEYIKSQPIVFEVFGHYQQHPFPPLCKDVLSPLRPSRRHFPRVMPLSKPVPATKLSTMTRPSAGPCQCKYDLMVFFEICELEANGDYIPAVVDHRGGMPCHGTFLLHQGIQRRITVTLVHETGSLIRWKEVRELVVGRIRNTPEADESLIDPNILSLNILSSGYIHPSQDDRQFLDSDMPRTFYQFETAWDSSMHNSLLLNRVTPYREKIYITLSAYIEMENCTQPAVITKDFCMVFYSRDAKLPASRSIRNLFGSGSLRASESNRVTGVYELSLCRVADAGSPGMQRRRRRVLDTSVAYVRGEENLAGWRPRSDSLILDHQWELEKLSLLQEVEKTRHYLLLREKLEMTQRLGLETLSPCSSEDSESRSTSCVSSPLSVDGAPEGHTSPPETPSERQKELAVKCLRLLTHTFNREYSHSHVCISASESKLSEMSVTLMRDPSMPALGVTTLTPSSTCPSLVEGRYNAMEVRPPQVSSRAESPELEPVVGEQKKSPACRPEEEKEPQRLLVPDIQEIRVSPIVSKKGYLHFLEPHTNGWVKRFVVVRRPYVYIYNSDKDAVERAILNLSKAQVEYSEDQQAMLKTPNTFAVCTEHRGILLQASSDKDMHDWLYAFNPLLAGSIRSKLSRRRTAQMRI from the exons CTGTGTGAGGACCTCTTCTCCCGCATCAACGACACGACGAATGACAACATGTCCTACTCCGTGGAG GTGAGCTACATGGAGATATACTGCGAGCGTGTGAGGGACCTCCTGAACCCCAAGAACAAGGGGAACCTGCGGGTGAGGGAGCACCCCCTTATGGGCCCGTACGTTGAGGATCTTTCCAAGCTGGCCGTGACCTCCTACAATGACATCCAGGACCTCATGGACTCTGGGAACAAGGCCCG cacagtggctgCCACCAACATGAACGAGACCAGCAGCCGCTCCCACGCTGTGTTCAACATCATCTTCACGCAGAAGCGGCATGACGCTGAGACGGACATCACCACTGAGAAG GTCAGCAAAATCAGCTTGGTGGACCTGGCAGGGAGCGAACGAGCTGACTCCACTGGTGCGAAGGGCACAAGACTAAAG GAAGGAGCAAACATCAACAAGTCCTTGACCACGCTGGGGAAAGTCATCTCTGCCTTGGCTGAAATG GATTCGGGGCCAAACAAG aacaaaaagaagaagaagacagATTTCATCCCCTACCGGGACTCGGTGCTGACCTGGCTGCTGCGGGAGAACCTGG GGGGCAACTCCAGGACGGCCATGGTTGCTGCTCTCAGTCCTGCTGACATCAACTACGATGAGACCCTCAGCACCCTCAG GTATGCCGACCGTGCCAAGCAGATCCGCTGCAACGCTGTCATCAACGAGGACCCCAACAACAAGCTCATCCGGGAGCTGAAGGATGAGGTGGCACGCCTGCGCGACCTTCTCTACGCCCAGGGCCTCGGGGACATCATTGACA cCCATCCTGCTGCGGGAGGATCCAAAT ATGTGTCCGACTTTGAGAACAATAATGATGCTAGAGGGGCAGAGCTGAGTCACCGCCATGACAATCTCTCCACAGTGACCAACGCCATCGCTGGGATCAGCCCCTCTTCCTCCCTGTCGGCCTTGTCCAGCCGCGCTGCCTCCGTCGCCAGCCTCCATGAGCGCATCATGTTTGCTCCGGGCAGCGAAGAGGCGATTGAAAGGCTCAAG GAAACGGAGAAGATCATTGCAGAGCTGAACGAGACGTGGGAGGAGAAGCTGCGGAGGACAGAAGCAATCCGAATGGagag GGAAGCGTTGCTGGCTGAAATGGGAGTGGCCATGAGGGAGGATGGAGGCACCTTGGGTGTTTTCTCTCCTAAAAAG ACACCCCACTTGGTCAACCTGAACGAGGACCCGCTCATGTCCGAGTGTCTTCTCTACTACATCAAGGATGGGATAACAAG GGTTGGCCGGGAAGATGCAGAGAAGAGGCAGGACATCGTTCTCAGCGGGCACTTCATTAAGGAAGAGCACTGCCTTTTCCGCAGCGACACCAAAACCAGTGGTGAAG TAATAGTGACCCTGGAGCCCTGCGAAGGTGCTGACACCTACGTGAATGGCAAAAAGGTGACAGAGCCCAGCATCCTGCGCTCAG GAAACCGCATCATCATGGGGAAGAGCCACGTTTTCCGCTTCAACCACCCCGAGCAGGCTCGGCAGGAGCGGGAGCGGACGCCGTGCGCCGAGACCCCTGCCGAGCCCGTGGACTGGGCTTTCGCCCaaagagagctgctggagaagcaggGCATTGACATGAAACAGGAGATGGAGCAGCG GCTCCAGGAACTGGAGGACCAATACCGGAGGGAGCGGGAGGAGGCAAATTACCTTCTCGAGCAGCAGAGGCTG GACTATGAGAGCAAATTGGAGGCTTTGCAGAAGCAGATGGACTCGAGGTATTACCCTGAGGcaaatgaagaagaagaagaacctGAGGATGAAG TGCAGTGGACGGAGCGGGAGTTCGAGCTGGCCCTCTGGGCCTTTAGGAAGTGGAAATGGTACCAGTTCACCTCCCTCCGTGACCTGCTCTGGGGAAATGCCATCTTTCTCAAGGAAGCCAACGCCATCAGTGTGGAGCTGAAGAAGAAG GTCCAGTTCCAGTTTGTGCTCCTCACGGACACACTGTACTCACCTCTCCCTCCTGACTTGCTGCCTCCCGATGCCGCCAAAGACCGGGAGAAGCGGCCGTTCCCCCGGACCATCGTGGCTGTAGAGGTGCAGGACCAGAAGAATGGAGCGACACATTACTGGACCCTGGAGAAGCTGAG gcaaCGCCTGGACCTGATGCGTGAAATGTATGACCGTGCAGCCGAAGTGCCTTCTAGCGTCATCGAGGACTGCGACAACGTGGTGACTGGTGGAGATCCTTTCTACGACCGCTTCCCCTGGTTCAGGCTGGTCGGCAG TTCAGATATCTCTGGCTGCAACAGCTCTCCTCTTTTCAACACATGCATGAGCGAGCGCATGGCTGATCTCACCCCCTCCCCTACCTTCTCGAACCCCGACTCCGACATCACCGAGCCTGCTGACGAGCAGcaccaggggcaggaggaggaggaggaggaggaggaggaggaggaggcggaggacCTGGAGGAAGACATCTTTCCGGAGTGCCCGCTGTGTGATGGCCGGGATCCGTTTTACGACCGCTCCCCCCTGTTCAGTTTAGTAGGAAG GGCCTTCGTCTACCTGAGCAACCTCCTCTACCCCGTGCCCCTGGTCCACCGCGTGGCCATCGTCAGCGAGAAGGGCGAGGTTAAAGGCTTCCTGCGCGTGGCCGTTCAGGCCATCTCAG cGGATGAGGAAGCTCCCGACTATGGCTCCGGTGTGCGGCAGTCGGGGACAGCCAAGATATCCTTCGATGACCAGCACTTTGAGAAG TTCCAGTCAGAGTCGTGCCCAGCTGTGGGGATGTCTCGCTCGGGGACCTCCCAGGAGGAGCTGCGCATCGTCGAAGGCCAGGGGCAGGTCAGCGACATGGGTCCCTCCGCTGACGAAGTCAACAACAACACCTGCGCAG TGACCCCAGAGGACCTTCTCCTGGACAGCCCGGAGAAACCCACGCCAGATGGGCCGCTGGAGACGGCTCTGGACCACCTGAAGCTGGGCAGCATCTTCACTTTCCGTGTGACAGTCCTGCAAGCCTCCAGCATCTCTGCAGAATACGCAGACATCTTCTGCCAGTTCAA CTTCATCCATCGCCACGACGAGGCCTTTTCGACAGAGCCCTTGAAGAACACAGGACGGGGGCCACCACTGGGCTTCTATCACGTCCAAAAC aTCGCTGTGGAGGTGACCAAGTCCTTCATTGAATACATCAAGAGCCAACCGATTGTATTTGAAGTCTTTGGGCACTACCAGCAGCACCCCTTCCCGCCCCTCTGCAAGGACGTCCTGAG TCCACTGAGGCCATCCCGGCGCCACTTCCCCCGTGTGATGCCGCTCTCCAAACCAG TGCCTGCGACGAAGCTGAGCACCATGACTCGGCCCAGCGCCGGCCCATGCCAGTGCAAGTATGACCTGATGGTCTTCTTCGAGATCTGTGAGCTGGAGGCCAACGGCGA CTACATCCCTGCCGTTGTGGACCACCGCGGAGGCATGCCGTGCCATGGGACCTTCCTCCTCCACCAG GGCATCCAGAGGAGAATCACTGTCACCTTGGTGCACGAAACAGGCAGCCTCATCCGCTGGAAGGAAGTGCGGGAGCTGGTTGTGG GTCGGATTCGGAACACCCCAGAAGCAGACGAGTCTCTCATTGACCCCAACATCCTGTCCCTGAACATCCTTTCCTCTGGGTACATCCACCCCTCCCAAGACGACCG GCAGTTTCTTGATTCGGATATGCCTAG GACTTTCTACCAGTTTGAGACAGCGTGGGATAGCTCCATGCACAACTCGCTGCTGCTCAACCGTGTCACCCCATACCGGGAGAAAATCTACATCACCCTTTCTGCCTACATTGAG atgGAGAACTGCACTCAGCCCGCCGTCATCACCAAAGACTTCTGCATGGTTTTCTACTCCCGGGACGCCAAGCTTCCTGCCTCCCGCTCCATCCGCAACCTTTTCGGCAGCGGCAGCCTGCGAGCTTCCGAGAG CAACCGCGTGACAGGAGTCTATGAGCTCAGCCTCTGCCGCGTGGCTGATGCTGGCAGCCCAG GCATGCAGAGACGGCGCCGGCGCGTGCTGGACACCTCCGTAGCCTACGTGcggggagaggagaacctggcTGGCTGGCGGCCCCGCAGCGACAGCCTCATCCTTGACCATCAGTGGGAGCTGGAGAAACTCAGTCTCCTGCAAGAA GTGGAGAAGACAAGGCACTACCTACTCCTGCGCGAGAAGCTGGAGATGACCCAGCGCCTGGGCCTGGAGACCctgtccccctgctccagtgaggaCTCCGAGTCCCGAAGCACCTCCTGCGTCTCCTCCCCGCTCTCTGTCGACGGGGCCCCTGAGGGCCACACCTCTCCCCCTGAAACCCCCAGCGAGAGGCAGAAGGAGCTGGCCGTGAAG tgCTTGCGCCTGCTCACGCACACCTTCAACAGGGAGTACAGCCACAGCCATGTCTGCATTAGCGCCAGTGAGAGCAAG CTGTCTGAAATGTCTGTGACCCTGATGAGAGATCCCTCCATGCCAGCTCTTGGGGTCACCACTCTCACCCCCTCCTCAACCTGCCCGTCGCTGGTGGAAGGACGCTACAATGCCATGGAGGTCAG acccccccaggtCTCCTCCAGGGCGGAAAGCCCTGAACTGGAGCCTGTGGTAGGAGAGCAGAAGAAGTCCCCAGCCTGCCGgcctgaggaggagaaggagcccCAGCGTTTGCTGGTGCCTGACATCCAGGAGATCCGTGTCAG CCCCATCGTCTCCAAAAAGGGCTACTTGCACTTCCTGGAGCCCCACACCAATGGGTGGGTGAAACGCTTTGTGGTGGTCCGGCGCCCGTACGTCTACATCTACAACTCGGACAAGGACGCGGTCGAGAGGGCCATTCTCAACCTCTCCAAGGCCCAGGTGGAGTACAGCGAGGACCAGCAGGCCATGCTTAAG ACCCCAAACACGTTTGCGGTGTGCACGGAGCACCGGGGCATCCTGCTGCAGGCAAGCAGTGACAAGGACATGCACGACTGGCTCTACGCCTTCAACCCCCTCCTGGCTGGGTCCATAAG ATCCAAGCTGTCCAGAAGGAGAACAGCCCAGATGAGAATCTAA